A region of the Persephonella sp. genome:
CTGACGGCTTCTGGTGCTTTAGGATTTCCTCCAAATCCAAATGCTATTTTACCTTTTTCTTTTGTTATCAAACTGTCTAATCTGTTTTTTATCTGCTGTATCTCTTCAGGTGATCCGCAGACAGAGAGGGTGTTTTCTATGCCTTTATGTTTCAGCTTTGTTTGTCCCAGAGCTACCACAATGTAATCAAAGTCCTCTCTTTTCCCTGTTTTTTCAAGTGTAAAACTGCTGTTTTTACCAGATATTTCCACAACTTTATCAACCGTCAACTTAAAACCTCTCGCTTTAGCGATTTCCTCAAGAGGTATCTTTACTTTTTCTGGAGTTATCTCACCTGTTGGTATCCAGATAGAAATAGGATAAATAAATAGATATTCCCTGTCAGAAAACAGTTCCACATCAAACCCTTCCTTTTTTAGAGCTATTGCCGTTTCTACACCGCCTATACCTCCACCTAAGACAGCCACTTTTTTCATCACTTAATTCCTCCATGAAAATATGAATATATTTATATTTTAATATACATGCTTTTAAATAAAATGTTGTAAATCATCTTTTTGGCAAATAAATTTTAAAAATAAACAAATTATGGGGGATCTATTTATGGAAAAGTTTAAAACTGCTCTGGATATAAATGAAAAGAGCTACCAAATATACAGTCTCAAACTGCTAAA
Encoded here:
- a CDS encoding FAD-dependent oxidoreductase yields the protein MKKVAVLGGGIGGVETAIALKKEGFDVELFSDREYLFIYPISIWIPTGEITPEKVKIPLEEIAKARGFKLTVDKVVEISGKNSSFTLEKTGKREDFDYIVVALGQTKLKHKGIENTLSVCGSPEEIQQIKNRLDSLITKEKGKIAFGFGGNPKAPEAVRGGPVFEVMFNVHNYLKKLGIRENFEITFFAPMQKPGARLGEKALKMMDMMFKKMNIKRVTGKKIKEFTQNSVTLEDDTFIEADLIVFTPAGDGHPVIKSSDLTKTEAG